The Kosakonia sacchari SP1 genome includes a window with the following:
- the rstA gene encoding two-component system response regulator RstA — protein sequence MNKIVFVEDDPEVGSLIAAYLGKHDMDVIVEPRGDRAEEVIAREKPELVLLDIMLPGKDGMTLCRDLRNQWNGPIVLLTSLDSDMNHILSLEMGANDYILKTTPPAVLLARLRLHLRQRVSVNTVAEPATPSLKQHKTISFGTLSIDPVNRQVLLAGQQVALSTADFELLWELATHAGQIMDRDALLKNLRGVSYDGMDRSVDVAISRLRKKLLDSATEPYRIKTVRNKGYLFAPHAWDN from the coding sequence ATGAATAAGATCGTTTTTGTGGAAGATGACCCGGAAGTGGGCTCACTGATTGCCGCTTATCTGGGCAAACACGATATGGACGTCATTGTCGAACCCCGTGGCGATCGCGCCGAAGAGGTGATCGCCCGCGAAAAACCCGAACTGGTGCTGCTGGATATTATGCTGCCCGGCAAAGATGGCATGACCTTGTGCCGCGACTTGCGTAACCAGTGGAACGGCCCGATTGTGCTGCTCACCTCGCTGGACAGTGATATGAACCACATTCTTTCACTGGAGATGGGCGCCAACGACTACATTCTGAAAACCACGCCGCCCGCCGTATTGCTGGCGCGACTGCGTTTGCATTTGCGCCAGCGCGTCAGTGTGAATACCGTGGCCGAACCCGCCACTCCCTCGCTGAAACAGCATAAAACGATCAGCTTTGGCACCTTATCTATCGATCCGGTTAACCGCCAGGTACTGCTGGCCGGGCAACAAGTCGCCCTCTCCACCGCCGATTTCGAATTGCTGTGGGAATTAGCGACGCACGCCGGACAGATTATGGACCGCGATGCGCTGCTGAAGAACTTGCGTGGTGTAAGCTACGATGGCATGGATCGCAGCGTTGATGTGGCGATTTCCCGTCTGCGTAAAAAACTGCTCGACAGCGCAACGGAACCTTACCGGATTAAAACCGTTCGCAACAAAGGCTATCTGTTCGCCCCGCATGCGTGGGACA